The Osmerus eperlanus chromosome 15, fOsmEpe2.1, whole genome shotgun sequence genome includes a window with the following:
- the LOC134035061 gene encoding LOW QUALITY PROTEIN: E3 ubiquitin-protein ligase RNF152-like (The sequence of the model RefSeq protein was modified relative to this genomic sequence to represent the inferred CDS: deleted 2 bases in 2 codons): METLSQDSILVCQICFNYYSPRRRPKLLDCRHTCCSVCLTQMRNSQKEIRCPWCRGVTRLPAGLSVSQLPDDPDIITVIAIPHASEHTPVFIRLPSNGCYMLPLPLAKERALGLPGDLGCRFLPGAGVGQKGMAMVAVPEQQPLSLGMDLDGVGVGLGLEVGEGERRAAAGGVGGGKGSTWSGVCTVILVACVLLFLLGIVLHNMSCISKRFTVISCG, translated from the exons aTGGAGACTCTGTCTCAGGACTCGATCTTGGTA TGCCAGATCTGTTTCAACTACTACAGCCCCAGGAGGAGGCCCAAGCTGCTGGACTGCAGACACAcctgctgctctgtgtgccTGACCCAGATGAGGAACAGCCAGAAGGAGATCCGCTGCCCGTGGTGCCGCGGGGTCACCAGGCTCCCCGCCGGCCTCTCCGTCTCCCAGCTCCCGGACGACCCCGACATCATCACCGTCATCGCCATCCCGCACGCCTCCGAGCACACGCCCGTCTTCATCCGCCTCCCCAGCAACGGCTGCTACatgctgcccctccccctcgccaAGGAGAGGGCGCTGGGTCTCCCGGGCGACCTCGGCTGCCGCTTCCTCCCCGGAGCCGGAGTCGGGCAGAAGGGCATGGCGATGGTGGCAGTGCCCGAGCAGCAGCCCCTGTCCCTGGGCATGGACCTggacggggtgggggtggggctggggctggaggtcgGAGAGGGCGAGCGGCGG GCGGCGGCGGGGGGCGTGGGCGGGGGGAAGGGCTCCACGTGGTCGGGCGTGTGCACGGTGATCCTGGTGGCGTGCGTGCTGCTCTTCCTGCTGGGGATCGTGCTGCACAACATGTCCTGCATCTCCAAGCGCTTCACGGTCATCTCCTGCGGCTGA